One window of uncultured Trichococcus sp. genomic DNA carries:
- a CDS encoding aldo/keto reductase — protein sequence MKKINIGNSGLLASEISLGIMRMNALTHEEAKAVIRTAVDNGIDYFDHADIYGRGTSEEIFGKAFKELGIARDSVMLQTKCGIIPGVMFDFSKEHIIASVEGSLKRLQTDYVDALLLHRPDTLMEPEEVAEAFDELQKSGKVRHFGVSNQNPMQVELLKKVVTQPLLINQLQLSLTHAPMIDAGFNVNMVNNPSFMHDGSVLEYSRISDMTIQPWSPFQAGNGKKGLFFDHPDYPELNEKIEAMAEDKGVSREAIAIAWLLRHPAKMQPIVGSMNPERIAAICKASDVALSRTEWYDLYKAAGKKLP from the coding sequence TTGAAAAAAATAAACATCGGTAATTCAGGACTTTTAGCATCAGAAATTTCGCTCGGCATCATGCGCATGAACGCTTTGACGCATGAGGAGGCGAAAGCGGTCATCCGCACGGCAGTGGACAACGGCATCGATTACTTCGATCATGCGGACATCTATGGACGGGGTACTTCCGAGGAAATTTTCGGGAAAGCCTTCAAGGAACTCGGCATCGCGAGGGACAGCGTGATGCTGCAGACGAAGTGCGGCATCATTCCGGGTGTCATGTTCGATTTCTCCAAAGAACACATCATCGCATCAGTGGAGGGCAGCCTGAAACGCCTGCAGACCGATTATGTGGATGCTTTGCTGCTGCACCGGCCGGATACGTTGATGGAACCGGAGGAAGTCGCTGAAGCTTTTGATGAGCTGCAAAAATCAGGGAAAGTGCGCCACTTCGGGGTCAGCAACCAAAATCCGATGCAGGTAGAACTATTGAAGAAAGTCGTCACGCAACCATTGTTGATCAATCAATTGCAGCTCAGCCTGACGCATGCGCCGATGATTGATGCCGGCTTCAACGTAAATATGGTGAACAATCCATCATTCATGCATGACGGATCCGTCCTGGAATACAGCCGGATATCGGATATGACGATCCAGCCGTGGTCGCCGTTCCAGGCCGGAAACGGCAAGAAAGGGCTGTTCTTCGACCATCCCGATTATCCGGAATTGAACGAAAAAATCGAAGCGATGGCGGAAGACAAGGGCGTATCCCGTGAAGCAATCGCGATCGCTTGGTTGCTGCGCCATCCGGCCAAAATGCAGCCGATCGTCGGCAGCATGAATCCGGAGCGCATCGCGGCCATCTGCAAAGCTTCCGATGTGGCGCTGAGCCGCACCGAGTGGTATGACCTCTACAAAGCTGCCGGCAAAAAATTACCTTAA